The Taeniopygia guttata chromosome 19, bTaeGut7.mat, whole genome shotgun sequence genome window below encodes:
- the SPAG5 gene encoding sperm-associated antigen 5 yields the protein MQRNKTPVAQKRPRRTPLQQLQLGTDRTGLTPLFRRLRLKDNDCATPVSCARGPRSSVTTAPCTPGSPRSATLGPSSSTTLVPDILEPSSRTSTCDLRTPILKPGASEAPSNATLIPGALEPSSSTVPAPVCSSISVPSTPEPSSRAVPVSLCSPIPVPSTPEPSSRTVPDSLCSSSIPVPSTPEPSSRAVPVSLCSSSIPVPSTPEPSSSIIPVSLCNSILGSSSPECPGNTVPVSPCTSIPVPSILESPGSPMCSLVLGPCTVESPGSTTPGLPNNISSVSCNPNSPGSSALPLCSSGSPGNASTASCTSTTSVPTAVTGTSMTPVPTAVTGTSMTPVSTVVAGTSPMPTVVAGTSMTPVPTVVAGTCTSPMPTVVVGTCTSPVPTAVVSTSMTPVSTVVAGTCISPVPTAVAGTCTSPVPTVVTGTCTSPVPTAVTGICMTPVPTAIVGTSMTPVPTVVVGTSPVPTAVIGTCTSPVPTAVVSTSMTPVPTAVTGTCTSPVPTAVVGTSMTPVPTAVAGTSMSPVLSMATSTFRTPQGVGERSSNTPKGSLPCARDSAVETDSLLWHCPREQLKTLPRAQLEERLERALIIIEALLLQLCDLKDSQQLRPGMGPAKQRDTFTQTDTTHPTGSTWNSQSLLFRGLAAAAFQSLQDEQGALMQECQAVLETAPSKVQSCLEEPDAIRQRVDEALRAQDQGYLFLEAFCAHARAQISARDQSLASQEELSTLLAHAINLQASLSAKAQSFREFLDVTFENLKKERKAVDEEREQTRALISRSFALLEREHGKLQSCLEERAAAQKREEEALQAKEEASRQLEKTLVTLQDTQAQLEKLTVANSLLGKDLSSMGINLSSVEQERDALQQENEKQQEEMAQLAQERNSLQQERKELCQELREAAECREFLDQENQMCRKQLLEVEARLNSTLATLQERIQQHEELMESHQLLREEQAALSKELDSTKAELFSLQINRSKISCCSTGITKNKMRLQELADCLKAALEEPDDDDSPPRSKAWTPRLAWTPACRTPHHTSFVGSVMKAVSGEDANETTRSGSRVAKDKLASVPKPIDPEDTLLESVKELGVVVSNFATLGFRIQELKTEISDLQLRLKTVTAESQEKVDDQAATIAELHKALRTKLENEKELRNLLKKQEEQMLQLIDKSGEVTRLKTEVSELKRSLQLAETEAKVLWEEVKGKEHQEKPVNIQERVLLRQQVDKLRMLFVKQEDEKRRLTDKYLEQIRGLEMKFHQTQKVLRTHEEMQENIKELLSAVPEVALSCQELQNLLRYVGLKPATKEAAEPL from the exons ATGCAGCGCAACAAGACCCCCGTG GCGCAGAAGCGGCCCCGGCGCACCccgctgcagcagctgcagttgGGCACCGACCGGACTGGCCTGACCCCCCTGTTCCGCCGGCTGCGGCTCAAG GACAATGActgtgccaccccagtgtcctGTGCCCGGGGCCCCCGCAGCAGTGTCACCACAGCGCCTTGCACCCCAGGATCCCCACGAAGTGCTACCCTGGGCCCTTCTAGCAGCACCACCCTAGTGCCTGATATCTTGGAGCCTTCCAGCAGGACCTCCACCTGTGACCTCAGGACTCCCATCCTTAAACCTGGTGCCTCTGAAGCCCCCAGTAATGCCACCCTTATTCCTGGTGCCTtggagcccagcagcagcaccgtGCCAGCCCCTGTGTGCAGCTCCAtctcagtgcccagcaccccaGAGCCCtccagcagggcagtgccagtctccctgtgcagccccatccctgtgcccagcacccCAGAGCCCTCCAGCAGGACAGTGCCAGACTCCCTGTgcagctcctccatccctgtgcccagcacccCAGAGCCCtccagcagggcagtgccagtCTCCCTGTGCAGCTCCTCCATCCCCGTGCCCAGCACCCCAGAGCCCTCCAGCAGCATCATTCCAGTTTCCCTGTGCAACTCTATCCTAGGATCCAGCAGCCCAGAGTGCCCTGGCAACACTGTGCCAGTCTCCCCGTGCacctccatccctgtgcccagcatCTTGGAGTCCCCTGGCAGCCCCATGTGCAGCCTTGTCCTGGGGCCTTGCACTGTGGAATCCCCTGGCAGCACCACCCCAGGGCTCCCCAACAATATTAGCTCAGTGTCTTGCAACCCAAACtctccaggcagctctgctctacccctctgcagctctggatCCCCTGGCAatgccagcacagcctcctgcaCCAGCACAACCTCTGTGCCCACTGCGGTCACTGGCACCAGCATGACCCCAGTGCCCACTGCGGTCACTGGCACCAGCATGACCCCTGTGTCCACTGTGGTTGCTGGCACGAGCCCAATGCCCACTGTGGTCGCTGGCACCAGCATGACCCCAGTGCCCACTGTGGTTGCTGGCACCTGCACAAGCCCAATGCCCACTGTGGTCGTTGGCACCTGCACGAGCCCAGTGCCCACTGCGGTTGTTAGCACCAGCATGACCCCTGTGTCCACTGTGGTCGCTGGCACTTGCATTAGCCCAGTGCCCACTGCGGTTGCTGGCACCTGCACGAGCCCAGTGCCCACTGTAGTCACTGGCACCTGCACCAGCCCAGTGCCCACTGCAGTCACTGGCATCTGCATGACCCCAGTGCCCACTGCAATCGTTGGTACCAGCATGACCCCAGTGCCCACTGTGGTTGTTGGCACCAGCCCAGTGCCTACTGCGGTCATTGGCACCTGCACGAGCCCTGTGCCCACTGCGGTTGTTAGCACCAGCATGACCCCAGTGCCCACTGCAGTCACTGGCACCTGCACGAGCCCTGTGCCCACTGCAGTTGTTGGCACCAGCATGACCCCAGTGCCCACTGCAGTCGCTGGCACCAGCATGTCTCCAGTGCTCTCCATGGCCACCAGCACCTTCAGGACACCTCAGGGTGTGGGGGAGAGGAGCAGTAACACACCCAAGGGAAGcctcccctgtgccagggacagtGCTGTGGAAACAGACTCCCTGCTCTGGCA ctgtccccgggAGCAACTGAAGACCCTGCCGCGGGCACAGCtggaggagaggctggagcgGGCCCTCATCATCATCGAAGCTCTCTTGCTGCAGCTGTGTGACTTAAAGGACAGCCAGCAGCTGCGGCCTGGCATGGGGCCAGCCAAGCAGAGGGACACGTTCACACAGACTGACACCACCCACCCCACAGGG AGTACCTGGAACAGCCAGAGCCTCCTGTTCCGGGGCCTcgcagcagctgcttttcagaGTTTGCAGGATGAGCAGGGAGCTCTTATGCAGGAG tgccaggctgtgcttGAGACTGCTCCCAGCAAGGTGCAGAGCTGCCTGGAAGAGCCGGATGCCATCAGGCAGCGAGTGGATGAAGCCCTACGAGCCCAGGATCAG GGATATCTCTTCCTGGAGGCTTTCTGTGCCCATGCCAGGGCCCAGATCAGTGCCCGTGACCAGAGCCTGGCCTCCCAGGAAGAGCTGAGCACACTGCTGGCCCATGCCATCAACCTGCAG GCATCCCTGTCTGCTAAGGCGCAGTCTTTCCGGGAATTCTTGGATGTCACCTTTGAAAAtctgaagaaggaaaggaaggccGTGGATGAGGAG CGGGAGCAGACGAGGGCCCTGATATCCCGGTCTTTTGCCCTGTTGGAGCGTGAGCATGgcaagctgcagagctgcctggaggagcgtgctgctgcacagaaacgagaagaggaggctctgcaggccaaggaggag GCATCCAGgcagctggaaaagaccttggtGACCCTGCAGGACACACAGGCTCAGCTGGAGAAGCTGACAGTGGCCAACTCACTCCTGGGCAAAG ACCTGAGCTCCATGGGGATAAATCTGAGCAGTGTggagcaggagcgggatgcgctgcagcaggagaacgagaagcagcaggaggagatggCCCA gcTGGCGCAGGAGAGGaactccctgcagcaggagcgcaaggagctgtgccaggagctgcgGGAGGCCGCTGAGTGCCGGGAG TTCCTGGATCAGGAGAACCAAATGTGCCgcaagcagctgctggaggtggaGGCCAGACTGAACTCCACGCTGGCCACCCTGCAGGAGCGCATCCAGCAGCATGAGGAGCTGATGGAGTCCCACCAACTCCTGCG GGAAGAGCAGGCTGCCCTCAGCAAGGAGCTGGACAGCACCAAGGCCGAGCTCTTCAGCTTGCAGATAAACAGGTCCAAAATTTCTTGCTGCTCCACGGGCATTACGAAGAACAAGATGCGGTTGCAGGAGCTCGCTGACTGCCTcaaggctgctctggaagagccG GATGATGATGATAGCCCACCAAGAAGCAAAGCCTGGACCCCACGCCTTGCCTGGACCCCGGCGTGCCGCACTCCGCACCACACCTCCTTCGTGGGCAGCGTCATGAAAGCTGTATCAGGGGAAG ATGCCAATGAAACCACCAGAAGTGGGAGTAGAGTTGCCAAGGACAAACTTGCATCTGTGCCAAAGCCAATAG ATCCCGAGGACACTCTGCTGGAGAGTGTGAAGGAGCTGGGAGTTGTGGTCTCCAACTTTGCCACGCTGGGCTTCCGCATCCAGGAGCTGAAGACAGAGAT ctctgACCTGCAGCTCCGCCTGAAGACAGTGACAGCTGAGAGCCAGGAGAAGGTGGATGACCAGGCTGCCACCATTGCCGAGCTGCACAAGGCACTGAGGACCAAGCTTGAG AATGAGAAAGAGCTTCGGAACCTGTTGAAAAAGCAGGAAGAGCAGATGTTGCAACTCATCGACAAGAGTGGGGAAGTCACG AGGCTGAAGACAGAAGTCTCCGAGCTGAAGCGCTCGCTCCAGCTTGCAGAGACAGAGGCCAAGGTGCTGTGGGAGGAGGTGAAGGGCAAGGAGCACCAGGAGAAGCCTGTCAACATCCAGGAGCGGGTCCTGCTCCGGCAGCAG GTGGATAAACTGCGAATGCTGTTTGTGAAACAAGAGGATGAGAAAAGACGGCTCACTGACAAGTACCTGGAGCAG ATCCGAGGGCTGGAGATGAAGTTCCATCAAACCCAGAAAGTGCTGAGGACCCATGAGGAGATGCAGGAGAATATAAAAGAG ctcctgTCTGCTGTCCCTGAGGTGGCTCTGAGTTGCCAGGAGCTCCAGAACCTGCTGCGCTATGTGGGCCTGAAGCCAGCCACCAAGGAAGCTGCTGAGCCACTATAG
- the RSKR gene encoding ribosomal protein S6 kinase-related protein isoform X1 produces the protein MRGSRRGAGISPGWVNSPQVCSEGPEWGGSVTGGGRRARGSPAAEPRGGGWSRRAGRSEAAGLCKAAITGDRARGAAGRRRDGSDEQRPRLDPGSGAAPPGACGGISPGAPPGTSRPGIPSLTLSPVPQGRAVGSWVRALLSRAGSVPVSVPVPVPGLALAPRGPAEEPPLPGWPLPQLVSLFLPEFPVRPSARQQQLKILGFVAKGSFGTILKVLDCGREKVCAVKVVPKVEVLRRDTLKQCKEEVSIQRQVRHPFVHGLGDSWQGQRHLFIMCTYCSTGDLHALWRAAGCLAEATVRLFAAELVLVLVYLHDLGIMHRDVKMENILLDERGHLKLTDFGLSRYLQWGERAHTICGTLQYMAPEVLSGGPYSHAADWWSLGVLLFALASGEFPVAPAGDHVAMLERVKQSSYESPPQFSPELARLLAELLCHNPLYRLRYLHHFQGHPFFRGVAFDADLLQKDPVVVAVAPRPPEQPPPDPATFADFDYELAASPDRPWPG, from the exons ATGAGGGGGTCCCGCAGAGGGGCTGGGATCAGTCCCGGGTGGGTGAACAGCCCCCAGGTGTGCAGTGAGGGTCCCGAGTGGGGGGGATCGGTCACGGGTGGGGGTCGCCGTGCAAggggcagccccgccgccgagccccggggcggggggtggtcgcggcgggcggggcggagcgAGGCGGCGGGGTTATGTAAGGCGGCGATTACCGGGGACCGGGCCCGGGGCGCGGCCGGGCGGCGCCGCGATGGGAGCGACGAGCAGCGGCCCCGGCTCGACCCCGGCTCCGGTGCGGCCCCCCCAGGTGCGTGCGGCGGCATCAGCCCCGGGGCTCCCCCGGGCACCTCCCGCCCCGGGATCCCCTCACTGACGCTGTCCCCGGTTCCGCAGGGCCGCGCCGTGGGGTCGTGGGTGCGGGCGCTGTTGAGCCGAGCAGGGTCGGTGCCGGTATCGGTACCGGTGCCGGTACCGGGGCTCGCCTTGGCCCCGCGGGGCCCCGCCGaggagccgccgctgcccgggTGGCCGCTGCCGCAGCTCGTCTCGCTGTTCCTGCCGGAGTTCCCCGTCCGCCCCTCCGCccgccagcagcagctcaag ATCCTGGGCTTCGTGGCCAAAGGCTCCTTCGGGACCATCCTCAAAGTGCTGGACTGTGGGAGGGAGAAGGTCTGCGCCGTGAAG GTTGTGCCCAAAGTGGAGGTGCTGCGCCGTGACACCCTCAAACAGTGCAAAGAAGAAGTCAGCATCCAG AGACAGGTCAGGCACCCGTTTGTCCACGGGCTGGGGGACAGCTGGCAGGGCCAGCGCCACCTCTTCATCA TGTGCACCTACTGCAGCACCGGGGACCTGCACGCGCTGTGGCGCGCTGCCGGCTGCTTGGCCGAGGCCACCGTCCGCCTGTTCGCCGCCgagctggtgctggtgctgg tgtaCCTCCACGACCTGGGCATCATGCACAGAGACGTCAAG ATGGAGAATATCCTCCTGGATGAGAGAG GGCACCTCAAGCTCACTGATTTCGGCCTCTCCCGGTACCTGCAGTGGGGTGAGCGAGCTCACACAATCTGTGGCACCCTGCAATACATGG ccccagaggTGCTGAGTGGGGGGCCCTACAGCCATGCAGCCGACTGGTGGTCCTTGGGAGTCCTGCTCTTTGCTCTGGCCAGTGGGGAG TTCCCTGtggctccagctggggaccatGTGGCCATGCTGGAACGTGTCAAACAGAGCAGCTATGAGAGCCCACCCCAGTTCAGCCCTGAGCTAGCCCGGCTGCTTGCTGAG CTGCTGTGCCACAACCCCCTGTACCGTCTGCGCTACCTCCACCACTTTCAGGGCCACCCCTTCTTCCGCGGGGTGGCTTTCGACGCTGACCTGCTGCAGAAGGACCcggtggtggtggcagtggccCCGCGACCCCCCGAGCAGCCCCCACCCGATCCCGCCACTTTCGCCGACTTTGACTACGAACTCGCCGCCTCCCCGGACcggccctggcctggctga
- the RSKR gene encoding ribosomal protein S6 kinase-related protein isoform X2 encodes MGATSSGPGSTPAPVRPPQGRAVGSWVRALLSRAGSVPVSVPVPVPGLALAPRGPAEEPPLPGWPLPQLVSLFLPEFPVRPSARQQQLKILGFVAKGSFGTILKVLDCGREKVCAVKVVPKVEVLRRDTLKQCKEEVSIQRQVRHPFVHGLGDSWQGQRHLFIMCTYCSTGDLHALWRAAGCLAEATVRLFAAELVLVLVYLHDLGIMHRDVKMENILLDERGHLKLTDFGLSRYLQWGERAHTICGTLQYMAPEVLSGGPYSHAADWWSLGVLLFALASGEFPVAPAGDHVAMLERVKQSSYESPPQFSPELARLLAELLCHNPLYRLRYLHHFQGHPFFRGVAFDADLLQKDPVVVAVAPRPPEQPPPDPATFADFDYELAASPDRPWPG; translated from the exons ATGGGAGCGACGAGCAGCGGCCCCGGCTCGACCCCGGCTCCGGTGCGGCCCCCCCAG GGCCGCGCCGTGGGGTCGTGGGTGCGGGCGCTGTTGAGCCGAGCAGGGTCGGTGCCGGTATCGGTACCGGTGCCGGTACCGGGGCTCGCCTTGGCCCCGCGGGGCCCCGCCGaggagccgccgctgcccgggTGGCCGCTGCCGCAGCTCGTCTCGCTGTTCCTGCCGGAGTTCCCCGTCCGCCCCTCCGCccgccagcagcagctcaag ATCCTGGGCTTCGTGGCCAAAGGCTCCTTCGGGACCATCCTCAAAGTGCTGGACTGTGGGAGGGAGAAGGTCTGCGCCGTGAAG GTTGTGCCCAAAGTGGAGGTGCTGCGCCGTGACACCCTCAAACAGTGCAAAGAAGAAGTCAGCATCCAG AGACAGGTCAGGCACCCGTTTGTCCACGGGCTGGGGGACAGCTGGCAGGGCCAGCGCCACCTCTTCATCA TGTGCACCTACTGCAGCACCGGGGACCTGCACGCGCTGTGGCGCGCTGCCGGCTGCTTGGCCGAGGCCACCGTCCGCCTGTTCGCCGCCgagctggtgctggtgctgg tgtaCCTCCACGACCTGGGCATCATGCACAGAGACGTCAAG ATGGAGAATATCCTCCTGGATGAGAGAG GGCACCTCAAGCTCACTGATTTCGGCCTCTCCCGGTACCTGCAGTGGGGTGAGCGAGCTCACACAATCTGTGGCACCCTGCAATACATGG ccccagaggTGCTGAGTGGGGGGCCCTACAGCCATGCAGCCGACTGGTGGTCCTTGGGAGTCCTGCTCTTTGCTCTGGCCAGTGGGGAG TTCCCTGtggctccagctggggaccatGTGGCCATGCTGGAACGTGTCAAACAGAGCAGCTATGAGAGCCCACCCCAGTTCAGCCCTGAGCTAGCCCGGCTGCTTGCTGAG CTGCTGTGCCACAACCCCCTGTACCGTCTGCGCTACCTCCACCACTTTCAGGGCCACCCCTTCTTCCGCGGGGTGGCTTTCGACGCTGACCTGCTGCAGAAGGACCcggtggtggtggcagtggccCCGCGACCCCCCGAGCAGCCCCCACCCGATCCCGCCACTTTCGCCGACTTTGACTACGAACTCGCCGCCTCCCCGGACcggccctggcctggctga